CTCTTTCAAGCGAGCAATTTCTGCCTCTAGCTTACCCGCAGCCTCTAGTTCTTCGTAGCGGTTGGCTAGGTTATTAAAGCCGTAGCTAAAACGCAAAAATTCTGGCCCAACAAAGAAGTACTCAATAAATAAGGCTCTGGCAAATTCATATTTCTGATTCTCCTCCTGCAGTTTGGCCAAATCTTCTAGAACGGTCCCAAACTCTTCGGTCCATTCTTCCTTAATTTGCGTCCGAGTGTTGTACTTTTTCTCCCAATGTGCCTTTTTGTCCAAGGCCTTGAGATCACGCAAACCACCCAACTGACCAATCCATTTTTTCCAAGCATTGGCAATAGAGGCCTGCTTAGAAGCATACTTGATGCGAATTTCATCAGAATTGTTCATGGCGGGCTTGATGATGCCCAAACTGGTCTCTCTCATCTTGATTCTTGCAGGACGCTCCTGCTGCATGTAAAAGCCCAATTTGGCCGCCGAATAATGCTGGTCGGTACGGCCCGGAAAACCATAGACCATCGTGAAGTCTCCCTCTTTTTTGTCTTTCATGCTAATGGGCAAGAAATGAGCAGGCTTGTAAGGGCGGTTGGCCTCACTGTAGTCCGCTGGCGCATTATCCTCATCGGCATAAATCCGAAATACAGAAAAATCCCCCGTATGACGAGGCCATACCCAGTTGTCGGTATCCCCTCCATATTTTCCAATGGCCGAAGGAGGCGCCCCCACTAAACGAATGTCGTTGTAGTCTTGGGTAATCAACATATAATAGACGTTCCCCTTATGAAAAGGCTTAATTTTGGCCTTATAGCCTTTTTCTGCCGCCGCAGCCGCTTCCAAAGCCTTAATATTTGCCGAAACTTTTGCCGCCTTTTCTTCTTCGGTCATGGCCTCTGTGGTCCCTTTCAATACATCAAAAGTAACCTCGCGCATCTCTTTGACAAAGGTGACGTGCATCCAGGGACAAGCCAGTTCTTCCGAGCGGTTTTTGGCCCAAAATCCATGCTTTAGGTAGTCATTCTCTAAAGAAGAATGCTGCTGAATGGCATCAAATCCACAGTGGTGGTTGGTCAATAATAAGCCCTGATTAGAGACCAATTCTGCCGTACAGCCCCCATCAAACTGAACAATCGCATCCTTCAAACTCGATTTGTTGGTCGAGTAGATCTGCGAGGGCTTGAGCTTTAAGCCATAGGTCTTCATATCCGAGTAGAACATGTCTATCAAGGCCGGAATCCACATGCCCTCTCCCGCCCAACTCATGGGCATAAAGAGCAATAATGCTACTACAAATGCTAATAATTTTTTCATTAGTTATTTTTAAGTTAGATAATGTTTCTGCTCTTTTGGGGCTGCCCCGCCCTGCGGGCGGGTCGGGCTGTGTCGGGGCTCGCAGGTCTGCTCGGCCCTGCGCTTTTTCGCTACGCTCAAAAGCTGGGTCTGCGGCTGCGCCGCCCCCCTTACCATCCCTCAGCCTGCGGGCCTGACGGCCCTGTACACTGCATAATTCCAACAGACTAAAAGAATTGCTTTAGTAGTTGCCCAGCGGCTTCTCTAAATCTGCTGTTTTGGTCCTCTGACCAAGCCTTTAGCCGCTTTTCTTGGGCGGCTTCGGCTTTGGGACTTAAGGCAAAGTTGGCCAAAAACTGATAAAATTGATAGTCTTTGTTTTGCCCTAAGTTAAGGTCTTCTGTATACAATTGCGCAAAACGCTTAAGTTGCCCTCTAGCCTTGGCATATTGGTCCTGACGCAAATAAATGGCCGCCAAACCCTCTACGAGTTTGTAGTTGTCGGGAGCCGTTTGTAAGAGTTGGACCAATACTTTTTCACTCTTTTCATAGTCGTAGTTCTCAAAGTATAAGCGCGCTAGGGCAAAGAGTTCTTCAAATTCTGGCGCAATAGCCGTGGCCCGCTCATAATAAGGGGCCGCTTTATGGTACTTCTGCTCCGGTAAATAAGCAAAGCCCATCATTTTGTAGAGGTCCGCATCAAAGGCGTTAATGGCCTCAGCCTTGCCAAGGGCTTCCTCCGCCAAAGCGAGTTCGCCTTTCAAGATGTATAATAGGACCATCGATTTATGAATCAAAAAGGGATTTTCTGGCGCTGTTTTCAACATCTTTAGGTAATCTTGCTCTAGGGCCTTTAAGGCCGCTAGCTGCTCCCCCTTGGCCCTCAACTGAAAAGGCTTTTTTGCGCTAAACTGATCGAGCTCCATAAAAAAGACTTTATAAAATAAAGCCGTCAATTGGGCCGTCTTTAAGGCCAAGTTAATCCGCAAAACCTGCGGGTTTTCCCGCTGCGCCCGCTCCAAAAAACGAAGGTCCAACTCAAATTTAGCCAGCTCTTCTACCCCATTGTTCTCTCGCTCCGCTGGCAGTTGCTGCATGGCCCGATAGGTGGTAAACA
This genomic interval from Saprospira grandis contains the following:
- a CDS encoding tetratricopeptide repeat protein — its product is MIRTAFLFVILLLPYGLAAQLLRDGRDSLAIRQAAAFPEVNASIILSYNRSMLEPELPPEAVAPERSLEELLLAYEDPKLENDIDLLIDIYQSYYDLGQPEKGFPYLQKAYNYAVELYEANPSNIEVLEDISYMMLTVGNLESLPTLWEGFCQRQPKLARARAQLALYQLQTFQLEKAERQLDTAYQLDPRDPNIYVTALLFTTYRAMQQLPAERENNGVEELAKFELDLRFLERAQRENPQVLRINLALKTAQLTALFYKVFFMELDQFSAKKPFQLRAKGEQLAALKALEQDYLKMLKTAPENPFLIHKSMVLLYILKGELALAEEALGKAEAINAFDADLYKMMGFAYLPEQKYHKAAPYYERATAIAPEFEELFALARLYFENYDYEKSEKVLVQLLQTAPDNYKLVEGLAAIYLRQDQYAKARGQLKRFAQLYTEDLNLGQNKDYQFYQFLANFALSPKAEAAQEKRLKAWSEDQNSRFREAAGQLLKQFF
- a CDS encoding S46 family peptidase, whose translation is MKKLLAFVVALLLFMPMSWAGEGMWIPALIDMFYSDMKTYGLKLKPSQIYSTNKSSLKDAIVQFDGGCTAELVSNQGLLLTNHHCGFDAIQQHSSLENDYLKHGFWAKNRSEELACPWMHVTFVKEMREVTFDVLKGTTEAMTEEEKAAKVSANIKALEAAAAAEKGYKAKIKPFHKGNVYYMLITQDYNDIRLVGAPPSAIGKYGGDTDNWVWPRHTGDFSVFRIYADEDNAPADYSEANRPYKPAHFLPISMKDKKEGDFTMVYGFPGRTDQHYSAAKLGFYMQQERPARIKMRETSLGIIKPAMNNSDEIRIKYASKQASIANAWKKWIGQLGGLRDLKALDKKAHWEKKYNTRTQIKEEWTEEFGTVLEDLAKLQEENQKYEFARALFIEYFFVGPEFLRFSYGFNNLANRYEELEAAGKLEAEIARLKEANTAFFKNYDLGIDQKIYEQLTPLYVNYMDNSLLPDDFAEAWAATGKAIFADSKLLHENKVAAILENFDAKTAAELAKDPALQLAASLYSNYLQKVAPSYGAFQAQEEELMETYVKGALTMFPKQRHWSDANSTLRIAYGKLEGSAPHDGMAYLPYTTIEGVMQKYQKDHPDFDLPERFMELYEAKDFGPYTQNGELWVCFTASNHTTGGNSGSPVIDAKGRLMGINFDRSWESTMSDFMFDESRCRNIAVDIRYVLWVIDRYGQASWLIDEMKLVK